In Ignavibacteria bacterium, the sequence GCATTGATGTATCATATTTTTTGGAGCTGTTAAGCTTTTCTTTTGAATACATAAGCTGGAATAAATACAGTTTCCTGCCAATGTAATAAGCGTCAAGGTGTTCGCTTTCGGCTTCGAGGGCAGGTGAGAACTTATGGAAATCAGGGGCTTCTTCCAGCAGGTTCAGCTCTTCAAATATTTCAGCGGATATTTTATTTTTATTTTCAGATGAGGGAATTTTTTTAAGATCCTTAAGAATATTATCAAGGGTATGCCGCGCCTTTACCGCGAATCCTTTTTGCCTGTAAGCTTTGGCAAGCTTTAATTCTGTTTCATGCGTGTTAGTGTTGATGCTGCTATATACCAAATATCCTTCAAGGGCACGGTTGAAATCACTGTACAGCTTCCGCAGGGCGGTATCATCAGAGCTGTTTTTCAGTATTCCCAAAGCAAGCTGCCGCCGGGAAACTTTGCCGGCCATTATTTCATCCTTATGTTTTAAAATATTTTCATAAAGCTGCACCAGTCTTTTGGGAATGCGGAAAAATGGAGAGAGGAGGTAATCTCTGAATTCTTCCAGCTCCTTATGGCTGAGCAATGAAAATATAAACGAAATATCGGTTTTTTGCATTTCGCCGGGCCGGTTAAATGAAATTTTCAGGTAAATTTTTCCAAAAATATGCTATTTTTAAGGAACAAACAAATATAAACCTGAGTGGAACAATATAAATATCATAATCTTATTAAAACAAACCGAATTTTGTTTCTTTTGTAAATTACTGCATTAAAGTTATTTTTGTATAATAAAAAACTATAAATATACGGAGGCAATATGTTCAAAATAAAATTTATATCAGGGCTGGTAATTACTGTTCTGCTTGTAACAAGCTGTTCTATGGTTGATAAGCTGAAGGAAAAAATAAGCTCAAAAGATAAAGAAAGCGGCAAAGAAGAAACCAAAAAAGAAGAGACCAAAGAAGTTACATCGACTGCGGATCTTGAATTTTACAATAAGTATATAGAGGTATCCAATAAAGTACAGGATGCCGGTGAAAAGCTTTATAAGGATTATATGAGCGATATCCCCGAGCCTAAATCAATAAGCAAGGGTTCATTTATAATGTCAGTTTCGTTCAAGCTTTCCGCTGATAACCTTGAGCGCGTTTATAAGGAATACCAGCGTTCTTTATTTGACGGCGGAGCTCTTTCAAAGCTTAACGCCTCGGCTGAAATGAAAAATGAAATAGAAGGAAATTTTAAGGATGTGCTCAAAAGCATGGAAGATTATTACAATACTTCGGTGAAGGTCGCAAATTATTACAGCAAAAGCGAGTATAAAAACGACCTATCAAAAGCCGAAGGCTATGATGAAGAAATGAAGGCTGTTTACGGAAAATACAAAGCTGCATTCGATAAATTTTCGGCTTCAGTAAAAAAATTCAAGCCTCAGCGTAAAGTAAGGGATATTGAATCAATTAGTAATCCGGATGAAAAGTCAGTTGCAATACTTATGAACTCGTATGAAAACACACTAGATATGGCAGAAGCATTTTATGACGCGTTTAACGGACTTGAATATAACGGCGATATCACGAAGTCAAAGGATAAGTTCAGGGAATTTGAGAACTCATTTAAAGATGATAAAAATATGGTATTAAATGCGGAGTTTTCAGAAAAAACCAAATATATGAAATACAGCTACGAGGATTATTTTGTAAAAATGACCAATATGTTCCTTGATGCCGGGACCAAGTTTTACGATAAAGCGCCATCAGCAAAAGATGAACGCGAGTTCAACAGGCTGTATGATGATGTTGTGAACAATTACAATTACATGATAACGGCCTATAATACAAATATCAATATTGTAAATAGTTTCAGGGTGTATTAAGAGGGCATAGAGAAAAAAATTAGCTCCCCTTCTAAGGCAGGAGGGGAGCTTATAAAATTCCCGGTTACACTACTCACCCAATTTACCTATGGGAACATAAAACCAATTCCCCCGCTGCCAAATATATCCGGAGCGCGCTCAGATATTCCGAAACCTCCCTGCATTACGGTTAAAACGTTCCGTGAAAAACGATATGTCAATCCGGCGCCGATACGATGGTCAGGCCTGTAGTGAGGCTGAAAAAAACTGAAGGCTTCGGCGAATGCTCCAAGCTTTTTGCTGATGTTTGCATTCATTGAAACAGAATAGCTGCCGTATTTTTTAGTGTAGAATTCATAAACATTCCACCCGTAACCGGCATTTGCGCCAATACTGAAATTTTTCGAAATGTTCTTCTGAAGCATCAGCCTGAAAACAGGGGAAACATAATCCATATGAAAATAAAAATTTCCTGCAGGAATAAACACATCCGCTTTTACGGCTGTGGAAGGAATTAACCTGTTTTCTTCCAGCAGTTTTACTTTTAATCCCGCTTCAATGGGTCCGCCGGAATAAACACCATTTCTGCGTTCAGTGTAAAACCATGAGTCACTCGACAATGTGCCGTAAAAATCCTGTATGAACACAAAACCAAGCCTGAGCTCAACATTTTTAATTATACCCAGCCTGAAAGCAAGCGAGGGATTATTTATCCGTAAACTATAATAGGTTGCCGTGTATTGGTCAGGGGTGCCCTGAAGCTGGGTATAAGTATTTTCTGAGTACCAGCAGCTTCCGCCCACTTCTGCCTGCAGTTTCCACTCGGGTACAATATCTGTTGATAAGGTTACTTTGGAATGATCAACCGAAATAACGGAATCATTTTGTGAATATATATTTGAGACCAGAATTAATAGAAGAAGGATTGTTGTTTTCATGATAAGATTTGTTTTGAATGATAAAACAAAAATGGGATATTTTGAGGAATTATAAAATGATGATAATCATAA encodes:
- a CDS encoding DUF3829 domain-containing protein, with amino-acid sequence MFKIKFISGLVITVLLVTSCSMVDKLKEKISSKDKESGKEETKKEETKEVTSTADLEFYNKYIEVSNKVQDAGEKLYKDYMSDIPEPKSISKGSFIMSVSFKLSADNLERVYKEYQRSLFDGGALSKLNASAEMKNEIEGNFKDVLKSMEDYYNTSVKVANYYSKSEYKNDLSKAEGYDEEMKAVYGKYKAAFDKFSASVKKFKPQRKVRDIESISNPDEKSVAILMNSYENTLDMAEAFYDAFNGLEYNGDITKSKDKFREFENSFKDDKNMVLNAEFSEKTKYMKYSYEDYFVKMTNMFLDAGTKFYDKAPSAKDEREFNRLYDDVVNNYNYMITAYNTNINIVNSFRVY
- a CDS encoding transporter, translated to MKTTILLLLILVSNIYSQNDSVISVDHSKVTLSTDIVPEWKLQAEVGGSCWYSENTYTQLQGTPDQYTATYYSLRINNPSLAFRLGIIKNVELRLGFVFIQDFYGTLSSDSWFYTERRNGVYSGGPIEAGLKVKLLEENRLIPSTAVKADVFIPAGNFYFHMDYVSPVFRLMLQKNISKNFSIGANAGYGWNVYEFYTKKYGSYSVSMNANISKKLGAFAEAFSFFQPHYRPDHRIGAGLTYRFSRNVLTVMQGGFGISERAPDIFGSGGIGFMFP